One part of the Gemmatimonadaceae bacterium genome encodes these proteins:
- a CDS encoding purine-nucleoside phosphorylase: MTLAAPVVPTAPHAAPGAQLLEAAEDAARVIRARFSARPDAAIILGTGLGRLAMEIESPVAIPYEDIPGFPASTVESHAGRLLCGTLGARTVVAMQGRFHRYEGYSSQQVAFPVRVLHALGADTLFVSNACGGLNPLWSAGDLMLITDHVNLLGDSPLVGPNDDRLGPRFPDMSAPYDPALSALARRVAADEGIALREGVYVAVVGPNLETRAEYRFLRAIGADVVGMSTVPETIVAVHSGMRVLGLSIITDMCDPDALEPATVEKIIAVANGAEPALTTLVRRVLERM, encoded by the coding sequence ATGACGCTCGCGGCTCCGGTTGTACCGACGGCGCCGCATGCGGCGCCGGGCGCTCAACTATTAGAGGCTGCCGAAGACGCGGCTCGCGTCATTCGCGCGCGGTTCTCGGCACGCCCGGACGCGGCGATCATCCTCGGGACTGGGCTCGGCCGTCTCGCGATGGAGATCGAGAGCCCGGTGGCCATTCCCTACGAAGACATTCCCGGCTTTCCCGCCTCCACGGTCGAGTCGCACGCGGGGCGTCTGCTGTGCGGCACGCTAGGTGCCAGGACCGTGGTCGCGATGCAGGGGCGCTTTCATCGATATGAAGGGTATTCCTCGCAGCAGGTCGCTTTTCCAGTTCGCGTGCTGCATGCACTCGGCGCGGACACGCTGTTCGTGTCGAACGCGTGCGGCGGATTGAATCCGCTCTGGAGCGCCGGCGACCTGATGCTCATCACTGACCACGTGAACTTGCTCGGCGACAGTCCTCTCGTCGGTCCGAACGACGACCGTCTCGGTCCGCGGTTCCCGGACATGTCGGCGCCGTATGACCCGGCGCTTTCGGCGCTCGCCCGCCGCGTCGCGGCGGACGAAGGGATCGCGCTGCGCGAAGGCGTCTACGTGGCGGTCGTGGGGCCGAATCTCGAGACGCGGGCGGAGTATCGTTTCCTGCGCGCGATCGGCGCCGACGTCGTCGGAATGTCGACCGTACCGGAAACGATCGTCGCGGTGCACTCGGGCATGCGCGTGCTCGGGCTTTCGATCATCACCGACATGTGCGATCCGGACGCGCTCGAGCCGGCGACGGTGGAGAAGATCATCGCCGTCGCCAACGGCGCCGAGCCGGCGCTGACGACGCTCGTGCGTCGCGTCCTGGAGCGCATGTGA
- the cdaA gene encoding diadenylate cyclase CdaA yields MVSLFEQFRLLHPGWRDVFQIGIVAFVIYRVLLLIHRTRALQVLVGLLLLVVSYGVAFMLQLGVILYLLTVVSSYAVIALIVVFAPEIRAVLAQLGRSRFSRVFGRMKEAEVGDRVSEAIERLSRKGVGAIIAIEREVSLDEYVHSGSEMQAKVSADLLTTIFTPHSPLHDGAVIIRGDTIVGAACILPLSQASMIDRSLGTRHRAALGLTEETDALVFVVSEQTAAIAVASGGRLWREFAPSQVRELVAGRPLREVAVEAGVAVPS; encoded by the coding sequence ATGGTGAGCCTGTTCGAGCAGTTCCGCCTTTTGCATCCCGGTTGGCGCGACGTGTTCCAGATCGGGATCGTCGCGTTCGTCATCTATCGTGTGCTGCTGTTGATTCATCGCACGCGCGCCCTGCAGGTGCTCGTGGGGTTGCTGCTGTTGGTCGTGAGCTACGGCGTCGCGTTCATGTTGCAGCTCGGCGTAATCCTCTATCTGCTGACCGTCGTCTCGAGCTACGCCGTCATCGCGCTCATCGTCGTCTTTGCGCCGGAGATCCGCGCCGTGCTGGCGCAGCTCGGGCGTTCGCGTTTCTCACGCGTCTTCGGCCGCATGAAGGAGGCCGAGGTCGGCGATCGTGTCTCAGAGGCGATCGAGCGTCTCAGCCGAAAGGGCGTCGGCGCGATCATCGCCATCGAGCGCGAGGTTTCGCTCGATGAGTACGTGCATTCCGGCTCGGAGATGCAGGCCAAGGTGTCGGCCGATTTGCTTACGACCATCTTCACGCCCCACTCGCCGCTGCACGACGGCGCGGTCATCATTCGTGGCGATACGATCGTCGGTGCCGCCTGCATCCTGCCGCTCTCGCAGGCGTCGATGATCGACCGGTCGCTCGGCACGCGGCATCGAGCTGCGCTGGGTCTCACCGAAGAGACCGATGCGCTCGTGTTCGTCGTGTCGGAACAAACGGCGGCGATCGCCGTCGCGTCGGGTGGACGTCTGTGGCGTGAATTCGCGCCGTCGCAGGTGCGCGAGCTCGTGGCGGGCCGTCCGCTGCGCGAGGTCGCTGTCGAGGCAGGAGTCGCCGTCCCGTCGTGA
- a CDS encoding YggS family pyridoxal phosphate-dependent enzyme has translation MPFPDLPDRLREVRDRIEAAVRRGGHGQQVTIVAVTKTHGPDAVQSAWEAGLADVGENRVQEALPKMDLVSAPVRWHLIGHLQRNKVKYLPRFDLLHALDSSRLADAVNTLGLESGRPVDALVQVNVVAEESKGGFGPGDVAAEGEHLSKLEGIRIRGIMTMAPLDADEATLRRVFAGARAARDELRAAGHDATALSMGMSNDFEVAIEEGATHVRLGTILFGARPV, from the coding sequence ATGCCGTTTCCTGACCTCCCGGACCGGCTTCGCGAAGTCCGAGACCGAATCGAAGCGGCAGTGCGACGTGGTGGTCACGGTCAGCAGGTTACGATCGTCGCAGTAACCAAGACGCATGGCCCCGATGCCGTTCAGTCGGCTTGGGAAGCGGGTCTCGCTGACGTGGGCGAGAACCGTGTGCAGGAAGCCCTCCCGAAGATGGATCTCGTTTCAGCGCCGGTTCGTTGGCATCTGATTGGACACCTTCAGCGCAACAAGGTGAAATACCTGCCGCGCTTCGATCTCTTGCACGCCCTCGATAGTTCCCGCCTCGCCGATGCGGTCAACACGCTGGGGCTGGAATCCGGTCGCCCGGTCGATGCCCTCGTCCAGGTGAACGTCGTCGCCGAGGAGTCCAAGGGCGGGTTCGGACCTGGGGACGTCGCGGCCGAGGGGGAGCATCTGTCGAAACTCGAAGGGATCCGCATACGGGGCATCATGACGATGGCCCCGCTGGACGCTGACGAGGCGACCCTCAGGCGCGTCTTTGCTGGTGCACGCGCGGCGCGGGATGAGCTTCGTGCGGCCGGTCACGACGCGACGGCGCTATCGATGGGCATGTCCAACGATTTCGAAGTAGCCATCGAAGAGGGCGCGACGCACGTCCGATTGGGAACGATTCTCTTCGGAGCCAGACCTGTATGA
- the ileS gene encoding isoleucine--tRNA ligase: MTAPSLTRYQPLPPDRPADDVERELLARWEDEDLFTRALEARNGAPNFVFFEGPPTANGRPGIHHVFSRTIKDLFCRYRAMKGYRVARKAGWDTHGLPVEIEVEKQLGISGKQQIESLGVAEFNRLCRESVFKYRSDWEKLSARMAYWLDYEHPYVTYHNEYVESVWWALKTLFDKNLLYRGHKILPYCSRCGTALSSHELSLGYREDEDPSIYVALDLVEEPSERDATLHPTVGRRILVWTTTPWTLVSNTALAVHPDLEYVELVRREEGKDKRTLILGESRVRAALGEDYENRWESVRRIKGADLVGRRYKRPLDWVEFPPEGEHEIIVGEHFVSADDGSGVVHMSPAFGADDYAAGKRNNLAFIQPVGLRGEFPSSMPLVGGLFVKDADDLIIEELKRRGVLFRSGRISHQYPHCWRCGTPLIYYARTSWFVRTTAYRDAMMARNARVDWHPPAVGEGRFGEWLSNNIDWTISRDRYWGTPLPVWICEREPSHVECIGSFADLSARSGEHLTAEFDPHKPNVDRYTWCCASPGCGGTMRRAPEVIDTWFDSGSMSFAQWHYPFENRDKIADQFPADFIAEGVDQTRGWFYSLLAVATGLGDALPNNAGPSGGANAVTNVASPYRAVVVNDQVLDAEGKKMSKSVGNVVDPMAVMSRHGADAARLFFVASSAVWVERKFDEKILAEQAGRFLRTLKNVYSGIFAQYANFGWNPSDADPPVEARPALDRWMISRLARLERTVDDALAAYDATAASRAIIEFVDDDVANWYVRLSRSRFYDVEGDENRAAFATLHEVLVSVCRLLAPIAPFVSDWIHRELTGESVHLAPFVAPRGAVTTELDAPMEAVRNLARLGRAAREEVGIKVRRPLARMVCVAPGVAESALVPLVPLLASELNVKRVDFATSADELVTLHPKPNFKALGKRFGKSTPLAAEATNLLTSDRLRAFEHGEPLVISVGGQSHNLTLDDVTIIRRASGDLVVQEDGGFFAAIDPAVTPELELEGYARELVSRVQRMRKEASFAVSDRITLAIGGGSDVHAVVRAHRAWIADETLATDIVLVDSPSSGDANAGMTPVDLDGMTAFVAITRIP, translated from the coding sequence GTGACCGCGCCGAGCCTGACGCGATACCAACCACTGCCACCCGACCGCCCGGCGGACGACGTCGAGCGCGAGCTGCTCGCGCGTTGGGAGGACGAGGATCTTTTCACGCGCGCGCTCGAGGCACGCAACGGCGCGCCGAACTTCGTCTTCTTCGAAGGGCCGCCGACGGCCAACGGCCGGCCGGGCATCCATCACGTTTTCTCGCGCACGATCAAGGATCTCTTCTGCCGGTATCGCGCGATGAAAGGCTATCGCGTCGCGCGCAAGGCGGGGTGGGACACGCACGGACTGCCGGTCGAGATCGAGGTCGAAAAGCAGCTCGGCATCAGCGGCAAGCAGCAGATCGAGTCGCTCGGCGTGGCCGAGTTCAACCGCCTCTGCCGGGAGAGCGTGTTCAAGTACCGCTCCGATTGGGAGAAGCTGAGTGCCCGCATGGCCTACTGGCTCGACTACGAGCATCCGTACGTCACCTATCACAACGAGTACGTCGAGAGCGTGTGGTGGGCTCTGAAGACCCTGTTTGACAAGAATCTGCTCTATCGCGGGCACAAGATTCTGCCGTACTGCTCGCGGTGCGGCACCGCGCTGTCCAGCCACGAGCTGTCGCTCGGCTATCGCGAAGACGAAGACCCGAGCATCTACGTCGCGCTCGATCTCGTCGAGGAACCGAGTGAGCGCGACGCCACGCTCCATCCAACGGTCGGCCGTCGCATCCTCGTCTGGACGACGACGCCGTGGACGCTCGTCTCGAATACCGCGCTCGCCGTTCACCCGGATCTCGAGTACGTGGAGCTGGTGCGGCGCGAAGAAGGCAAGGATAAGAGAACGCTCATCCTTGGCGAGTCGCGCGTGCGCGCGGCGCTGGGCGAGGACTACGAGAATCGCTGGGAGTCGGTGCGGCGCATCAAGGGCGCGGACCTCGTGGGCCGCCGCTACAAGCGGCCGCTCGACTGGGTCGAGTTTCCGCCCGAAGGCGAGCACGAGATCATAGTAGGCGAACACTTCGTTTCCGCCGACGATGGCAGCGGCGTCGTGCACATGTCGCCGGCATTCGGCGCGGACGACTACGCGGCGGGCAAGCGAAACAATCTGGCGTTCATCCAGCCGGTCGGACTGCGCGGTGAATTCCCGTCGTCGATGCCGCTCGTCGGCGGCTTGTTCGTGAAGGACGCGGACGATCTGATCATCGAAGAGCTGAAGCGTCGCGGCGTGTTGTTCAGGTCGGGGCGCATCTCGCACCAGTATCCGCATTGCTGGCGCTGCGGCACGCCGCTCATCTACTACGCGCGCACGTCGTGGTTCGTGCGCACGACGGCGTATCGCGACGCGATGATGGCGCGCAACGCGCGCGTCGACTGGCATCCGCCGGCCGTGGGCGAAGGGCGCTTCGGCGAATGGCTGTCGAACAACATCGACTGGACCATCTCCCGCGACCGCTATTGGGGCACGCCGCTCCCTGTGTGGATCTGCGAGCGTGAACCGTCGCACGTCGAGTGCATCGGGTCGTTCGCCGATCTGAGCGCGCGATCCGGCGAGCACCTCACCGCCGAATTCGACCCACACAAGCCGAACGTCGATCGCTACACATGGTGCTGCGCGTCACCTGGATGCGGCGGCACGATGCGCCGCGCGCCGGAGGTCATCGACACCTGGTTCGACTCGGGCTCGATGTCGTTCGCCCAGTGGCACTATCCGTTCGAGAACCGCGACAAGATCGCCGACCAGTTCCCCGCGGACTTCATCGCCGAGGGCGTCGACCAAACGCGCGGCTGGTTCTACTCGCTGCTCGCAGTCGCAACCGGCCTCGGTGATGCGCTCCCGAACAACGCAGGCCCGTCCGGCGGCGCCAACGCGGTCACGAACGTCGCCTCGCCGTACCGCGCGGTCGTCGTGAACGACCAGGTGCTCGACGCCGAAGGCAAGAAGATGTCGAAGAGCGTCGGCAACGTCGTCGACCCGATGGCCGTGATGTCACGCCACGGGGCGGACGCGGCGCGCTTGTTCTTCGTCGCGTCGAGCGCCGTGTGGGTGGAGCGCAAGTTCGACGAGAAGATTCTCGCCGAGCAGGCGGGTCGCTTCCTGCGCACGCTGAAGAACGTGTACAGCGGGATCTTCGCGCAGTACGCGAACTTCGGCTGGAATCCATCCGACGCGGATCCGCCGGTCGAAGCGCGGCCGGCGCTCGACCGCTGGATGATCAGCCGCCTTGCGCGCCTGGAGCGGACCGTCGACGACGCGCTCGCCGCGTACGACGCGACCGCCGCGTCGCGCGCGATCATCGAGTTCGTCGACGACGACGTCGCCAACTGGTATGTACGGCTGAGCCGCTCGCGATTCTACGACGTCGAGGGCGACGAGAATCGCGCCGCGTTCGCCACGCTGCACGAGGTCCTCGTTTCGGTATGCCGGCTGTTGGCGCCCATCGCCCCGTTCGTGAGCGATTGGATCCATCGTGAGCTGACGGGCGAGTCGGTGCATCTGGCGCCGTTCGTTGCGCCGCGCGGTGCGGTGACGACTGAGCTGGACGCGCCCATGGAAGCAGTCCGGAACCTCGCCCGCCTAGGGCGGGCGGCTAGGGAAGAGGTCGGCATCAAGGTCCGGCGCCCGCTAGCCCGGATGGTCTGCGTCGCGCCGGGCGTCGCGGAATCGGCCCTCGTCCCGCTCGTCCCACTGCTGGCGTCGGAGCTCAACGTCAAACGAGTAGATTTCGCGACCTCCGCGGACGAGCTCGTGACGCTCCATCCGAAACCGAATTTCAAGGCGCTGGGTAAGAGGTTCGGCAAGAGCACGCCGTTGGCCGCGGAAGCGACCAACCTGCTTACAAGCGACCGGCTCCGTGCGTTCGAGCACGGAGAGCCGTTGGTCATTAGCGTTGGGGGGCAGTCGCACAACCTGACGCTTGACGATGTGACGATCATTCGTCGGGCGTCGGGCGACCTCGTGGTTCAGGAGGACGGCGGGTTCTTCGCTGCGATCGATCCGGCGGTGACGCCGGAGCTGGAGCTCGAGGGATACGCCCGCGAGCTGGTTAGCCGGGTACAGCGCATGCGAAAGGAGGCTTCGTTCGCGGTCAGCGACCGAATCACGCTGGCCATTGGTGGGGGAAGCGATGTGCACGCTGTCGTTCGCGCTCATCGCGCGTGGATAGCGGACGAAACGCTGGCGACCGACATCGTGTTGGTGGATTCGCCGAGCTCCGGCGACGCCAACGCGGGCATGACGCCGGTCGATCTCGACGGAATGACGGCCTTCGTGGCCATTACCAGGATACCGTAG
- the folP gene encoding dihydropteroate synthase: MTGAPGNAWHHATGVLALDRPRIFGIVNVTPDSFSDGGRFVTLDEARRHADRLIAEGADVIDVGGESTRPQGAKTVDGDEEQRRVVPVIEAVRRDHPSMPISIDTTKAAVAYASLEAGASVVNDVSALRLDDAMARVCAAAGAGVVLMHSRGDVATMATYAHATYGDDPVGEVIAELRAAADVALNAGVAADRIVLDPGVGFSKKSETSIAALSELPRLVALGYPVLVGASRKRFIGEITGVAEPSERVAGTVGANVAALLRGARVFRVHDVKPSRDALDVAWAILRSGDLRGAAGVAW; this comes from the coding sequence GTGACCGGCGCGCCGGGAAACGCGTGGCATCACGCGACGGGCGTGCTGGCGCTCGACCGGCCCCGGATCTTCGGGATCGTCAACGTCACGCCCGACAGCTTCAGCGACGGCGGCCGTTTCGTCACGCTCGACGAGGCACGGCGTCACGCCGATCGATTGATCGCCGAGGGCGCCGATGTGATCGACGTCGGCGGCGAGTCCACGCGGCCGCAGGGCGCGAAGACCGTGGACGGCGACGAGGAGCAGCGCCGGGTCGTGCCCGTCATCGAGGCGGTACGTCGCGACCATCCGTCGATGCCGATCTCGATCGATACGACGAAGGCCGCGGTTGCGTACGCCTCGCTCGAGGCCGGCGCGTCGGTCGTCAACGACGTCTCGGCGCTTCGGCTCGACGACGCGATGGCCCGGGTCTGCGCCGCCGCGGGGGCGGGGGTTGTCCTGATGCACTCGCGTGGCGACGTTGCCACCATGGCGACCTACGCCCACGCCACGTACGGCGACGATCCCGTGGGTGAAGTCATCGCGGAATTGCGCGCGGCGGCCGACGTCGCGTTGAACGCCGGTGTGGCCGCGGACCGCATTGTGTTGGATCCGGGCGTTGGATTCTCCAAGAAAAGCGAAACCTCCATCGCCGCGTTGTCCGAGCTTCCGCGTCTCGTCGCGCTGGGATATCCGGTGCTCGTCGGCGCGTCGAGAAAACGTTTCATCGGCGAGATCACCGGCGTCGCCGAGCCGAGCGAGCGCGTCGCCGGCACGGTCGGCGCGAACGTCGCGGCGCTGTTGCGAGGCGCGCGTGTGTTTCGTGTGCACGACGTGAAGCCGTCGCGCGACGCGCTCGACGTCGCATGGGCGATTCTGCGAAGCGGGGACCTGCGGGGCGCAGCAGGCGTCGCATGGTGA
- a CDS encoding DUF2723 domain-containing protein gives MTATRAALIAAASLAIVYLATLAPGVTFWDAGEFIAAAHSLGIPHPPGTPLFVVLLSAWAKLFGFLPFAAATNLFSSACTAAAVGLTAFWIARVTGEPLAGLAAGIAAGAMSTVWQNATETEVYAASLLLSVAAIVAADRAGRTGDARFALLTAYFLALAVPVHLSALVAAPVAVQLAASRADGFDRRTALILSGVSVATAGVGRMSAWVVAAGVAMIALAVAFRRPTLDRGDSRRALGPFAAVLIVGVAMSALAFLIVRSRFDPAINQANPRTWSQLAYTVARRQYDVAGLWPRRAPIWLQLANWFEYADWQWALRLAPSVIPNVWRVVATSLFAGLGFAGAVWHRRRDRRTWTAVLLLFLCGSLGVIAYLNLRAGRTFAWSFITDDAAHEARDRDYFFTLGFWAWGIWAGVGAVALAQRVSRPWIGVAVGALPIVLNWSVVNRRVEPEASLPRETARQLLEPLPRRAVLFVEGDNDTYPLWYAQQVEGERRDVTVVTLPLLNAPWYMEELRRRYGLGVATNAADPTAATRLAADAVAQNRPIAAANTLSSSERLAIARRWRVVGLVALAEPESAEVSDAPSDISFDTVALRRVARSIGEWRLGRPARGGPDSIHEYFLRLFSCPSRLLEGAAAPPSASLDSLCNLR, from the coding sequence GTGACGGCGACTCGCGCGGCGCTCATCGCCGCTGCTTCGCTCGCGATCGTCTACCTCGCCACCCTCGCGCCAGGGGTCACGTTCTGGGATGCCGGCGAGTTCATCGCCGCCGCCCACAGCCTTGGCATCCCGCATCCCCCCGGCACGCCGCTCTTCGTCGTACTCTTGAGCGCCTGGGCGAAGCTGTTTGGATTCCTGCCATTCGCCGCAGCGACGAACCTCTTCTCGAGCGCGTGCACCGCCGCCGCTGTGGGGCTCACAGCCTTTTGGATCGCGCGCGTGACGGGCGAGCCGCTCGCGGGACTCGCCGCGGGCATAGCCGCCGGCGCGATGTCCACGGTTTGGCAGAACGCCACCGAGACAGAGGTGTACGCGGCGTCGCTCCTGCTTTCAGTCGCCGCGATTGTCGCCGCCGACCGGGCGGGACGAACGGGCGATGCACGCTTCGCGCTGCTGACGGCGTATTTCCTCGCGCTCGCCGTGCCGGTACATCTGAGCGCGCTCGTCGCGGCGCCGGTTGCCGTGCAGCTCGCGGCCAGTCGAGCAGACGGATTCGATCGGCGCACGGCGCTCATTCTCTCCGGCGTGAGCGTGGCGACGGCGGGCGTGGGACGAATGTCGGCGTGGGTCGTCGCGGCGGGCGTGGCCATGATCGCTCTCGCCGTCGCGTTTCGTCGGCCCACGCTCGACCGAGGAGACTCACGCCGCGCGCTCGGGCCATTCGCCGCGGTCCTCATCGTCGGCGTCGCGATGTCGGCCCTCGCGTTCCTCATCGTCCGATCGCGATTCGATCCCGCGATCAACCAGGCGAATCCTCGTACGTGGAGCCAACTCGCGTACACGGTCGCGCGACGACAGTACGACGTCGCGGGTCTTTGGCCGAGGCGAGCTCCGATTTGGCTGCAGCTGGCGAACTGGTTCGAGTACGCCGACTGGCAGTGGGCGCTTCGACTCGCGCCAAGCGTGATCCCGAACGTGTGGCGCGTGGTGGCGACGAGCCTTTTCGCCGGGCTCGGATTTGCCGGAGCGGTTTGGCATCGCCGGCGCGACCGTCGCACGTGGACGGCGGTGCTGCTGCTCTTTCTGTGCGGCTCACTCGGTGTGATCGCCTACTTGAATCTCCGCGCGGGGCGCACGTTCGCGTGGTCCTTCATCACCGACGACGCCGCGCACGAGGCGCGCGACAGAGACTACTTCTTCACGCTCGGATTCTGGGCGTGGGGGATCTGGGCGGGTGTCGGCGCCGTCGCTTTGGCGCAGCGCGTATCGCGGCCGTGGATCGGAGTCGCGGTCGGCGCGCTCCCCATCGTTCTCAATTGGAGCGTGGTGAATCGCCGCGTCGAGCCAGAGGCGAGCCTCCCGCGCGAAACCGCGCGACAATTACTCGAGCCATTGCCTCGTCGGGCGGTGCTCTTCGTCGAAGGTGACAACGACACCTACCCGCTTTGGTACGCCCAGCAAGTCGAGGGTGAACGTCGCGACGTCACCGTGGTGACGCTCCCTCTTCTCAATGCCCCGTGGTACATGGAGGAGCTGCGTCGTCGCTACGGACTGGGTGTGGCCACCAACGCGGCGGACCCGACGGCGGCGACGCGGCTGGCGGCCGACGCCGTCGCGCAGAATCGCCCGATCGCAGCCGCCAACACACTCTCGTCGAGCGAACGGCTGGCAATCGCTCGGCGATGGCGCGTCGTGGGCCTCGTTGCGCTGGCCGAACCGGAGTCGGCCGAGGTCTCGGACGCCCCGTCCGACATCTCGTTCGACACGGTTGCGCTCCGACGCGTGGCGCGATCGATCGGCGAGTGGCGGCTCGGGCGCCCTGCACGCGGCGGCCCGGACTCGATACACGAGTACTTTCTGCGTTTGTTCTCTTGCCCCTCCCGGTTGCTCGAAGGGGCGGCCGCGCCGCCGAGTGCTTCTCTTGATTCGCTCTGTAACCTCCGGTAG
- a CDS encoding DivIVA domain-containing protein, which produces MMDETFHLTPLDVRRYEFGKAIRGYDPERVNQFRDQVAEELERLSRLNQELEAKAKGFHEQLRAFRERDKAINEALVSAQQLRGDIREQADKEGQLIIREARAEADRIIEDARGEIRRMQEGVAGLEHSRRAYLAQLRSMVERHLAEIAAAEQTNLDGLRRDGMPVSPVRAVSPIKG; this is translated from the coding sequence ATGATGGACGAAACCTTCCACCTCACACCGCTCGACGTTCGCCGCTACGAGTTCGGCAAAGCGATCCGCGGCTACGATCCCGAGCGAGTCAACCAGTTCCGCGACCAAGTCGCCGAGGAGCTGGAACGCTTGTCGCGCCTCAACCAGGAGCTCGAAGCCAAAGCAAAAGGCTTCCACGAGCAGCTCCGCGCGTTCCGCGAACGCGACAAAGCGATCAACGAGGCACTGGTCTCGGCGCAGCAGCTCCGCGGCGACATCCGCGAGCAGGCCGACAAGGAGGGACAGCTCATCATCCGAGAGGCCCGCGCCGAGGCGGACCGTATCATCGAGGACGCGCGCGGCGAGATTCGCCGGATGCAGGAAGGCGTCGCGGGCCTCGAGCACTCGCGCCGCGCGTATCTCGCGCAGCTGCGCTCGATGGTCGAACGCCACCTCGCGGAGATCGCCGCCGCCGAGCAGACGAACCTCGACGGCCTGCGCCGGGACGGGATGCCCGTTTCGCCGGTTCGCGCCGTTTCGCCGATCAAGGGATGA